The following proteins come from a genomic window of Ilumatobacter coccineus YM16-304:
- a CDS encoding ABC transporter ATP-binding protein has protein sequence MTPDPGTPTDRTVPMLEMRGITKRFPGVVANDAVDLSVLPGQVHTLLGENGAGKSTLMKILYGLYQPDEGTISMNGEEIRISSPTDAIDRGIGMIHQHFMLVPTLTVAENVALGLGGRRGLADMRPVKAKLADVSERYGLHVDPDAYIWQLAVGERQRAEILKALYRDAQVLVLDEPTAVLTPPEVDDLFATLRQLTDDGRGLVFISHKLHEVMALSDEITVLRNGKVSGHTRPSDATRESLAEMMVGRPVELTRTVSSQERGQAKLVVEHLDVMGDRGQLAVEDLSIEVHEGEVVGVAGVSGNGQRELAEAIFGLRPIASGSVEIAGTRTIAPDPRRVREMGLAYVPEERMVHGAIGDFTVAENLMLCDYHRPPYTRRGMLDRTKISERCRELIRNYRVKTPGQHTPTRNLSGGNIQKVVIAREFGSGADAFVIAQPTRGVDIGAAEYIHERLLEQRSNGAAILLISEDLDEVMQLSDRIIVLLEGKIMGEVARADFDINTLGLMMSGVTAAS, from the coding sequence ATGACACCTGACCCGGGAACACCGACCGATCGCACGGTTCCGATGTTGGAGATGCGCGGCATCACCAAACGGTTCCCCGGCGTCGTTGCCAACGACGCCGTCGATCTGTCGGTGCTTCCGGGTCAGGTCCACACCCTTCTCGGCGAGAACGGCGCCGGGAAGAGCACGCTGATGAAGATCCTCTACGGCCTGTACCAGCCGGACGAGGGGACCATCTCGATGAACGGCGAGGAGATCCGCATCTCGTCGCCGACCGATGCGATCGACCGAGGCATCGGGATGATCCACCAGCACTTCATGCTGGTGCCCACACTCACCGTTGCCGAGAACGTCGCGCTCGGCCTCGGTGGGCGTCGAGGACTCGCCGACATGCGACCCGTGAAGGCGAAACTGGCCGACGTGTCGGAGCGGTACGGCCTGCACGTCGATCCCGACGCGTACATCTGGCAACTCGCGGTGGGCGAACGCCAGCGGGCCGAGATCCTGAAGGCCCTCTACCGCGACGCACAGGTGCTGGTGCTCGACGAGCCCACCGCCGTGCTCACCCCACCCGAGGTCGACGACCTGTTCGCCACGCTGCGACAACTCACCGACGACGGACGCGGCCTCGTCTTCATCTCGCACAAGCTGCACGAGGTGATGGCGCTCTCCGATGAGATCACGGTGCTCCGCAACGGCAAGGTGTCGGGACACACCCGTCCGAGCGACGCCACCCGCGAGTCCCTCGCCGAGATGATGGTCGGACGCCCGGTCGAACTCACTCGCACGGTCAGCAGTCAGGAGCGAGGGCAGGCCAAGCTGGTCGTCGAACACCTCGACGTGATGGGCGACCGCGGGCAACTCGCGGTCGAAGACCTCTCGATCGAAGTTCACGAGGGTGAAGTCGTGGGCGTCGCAGGCGTGTCGGGGAACGGTCAGCGCGAGCTCGCCGAAGCCATCTTCGGTCTGCGGCCGATCGCGTCCGGGAGCGTGGAGATCGCCGGTACTCGAACGATCGCACCGGACCCTCGGCGAGTTCGTGAGATGGGACTCGCCTACGTCCCGGAAGAGCGCATGGTGCACGGAGCCATCGGCGACTTCACCGTGGCCGAGAACCTGATGCTGTGCGACTACCACCGACCTCCCTACACCCGGCGCGGCATGCTCGATCGGACGAAGATCAGCGAGCGCTGTCGGGAGTTGATCCGCAACTACCGGGTGAAGACGCCCGGCCAACACACGCCGACGCGCAACCTGTCGGGCGGCAACATCCAGAAAGTCGTCATCGCTCGCGAGTTCGGATCGGGGGCCGACGCGTTCGTGATCGCCCAGCCGACTCGCGGCGTCGACATCGGCGCTGCGGAGTACATCCACGAGCGACTGCTCGAACAGCGCAGCAACGGCGCCGCCATCCTGCTCATCTCCGAGGACCTCGATGAGGTGATGCAGCTCTCCGACCGCATCATCGTCCTGCTCGAGGGAAAGATCATGGGCGAAGTCGCCCGGGCGGACTTCGACATCAACACGCTCGGGTTGATGATGTCGGGCGTGACCGCCGCCTCGTAG
- a CDS encoding BMP family protein yields the protein MKKTVKNTVTRRAALAAFTTLALVASACGSDDADDATEAAEEVVDDATEAADDAADDAAEAVDEATEAVEETVDDTADAEPIKIGIVAPSASNDLAFTQSIIDSVERVSENRDIEVATTDGTFIVEDAAAAIRGYADDGFDLVIAHGSQYGSSLEEIAPDFPETSFAWGTSADTFGLDNVYSYTVSADQGGYVNGIIAAQLTTSNVIGVVGPIEVGDAALYVDGFVAGVAAQNPDVTVNVNYIESFSDVALASEAANAHVSNGADVLTGTAQMVVGATGVATEAGIPWFGTQSDQTDLAPGEVVASQVYHWEIVLDEVLDKIAGGQLGGESFVLTFENGGLEMAFNDGFELDPEVKASADEAIAALSSGELSTGL from the coding sequence ATGAAGAAGACCGTCAAGAACACCGTGACCAGACGGGCTGCGCTCGCAGCCTTCACCACCCTCGCGCTCGTCGCGAGCGCCTGTGGATCCGACGATGCCGACGACGCAACGGAAGCAGCCGAGGAAGTCGTCGACGACGCGACCGAGGCAGCGGACGATGCAGCGGATGACGCCGCCGAGGCCGTCGACGAGGCGACCGAAGCGGTCGAGGAGACCGTGGATGACACGGCCGATGCCGAGCCGATCAAGATCGGCATCGTCGCTCCGAGCGCAAGCAACGACCTCGCCTTCACCCAGTCGATCATCGATTCGGTCGAGCGCGTCAGCGAGAACCGCGACATCGAGGTCGCCACCACCGATGGCACGTTCATCGTCGAAGACGCCGCGGCCGCGATTCGCGGCTACGCGGACGACGGCTTCGATCTCGTGATCGCTCACGGCTCGCAGTACGGCAGCTCGCTCGAGGAGATCGCACCCGACTTCCCCGAGACGTCGTTCGCGTGGGGCACCTCGGCCGACACGTTCGGTCTCGACAACGTCTACTCGTACACGGTGTCGGCCGACCAGGGTGGGTACGTCAACGGGATCATCGCTGCGCAGCTCACGACGTCGAACGTGATCGGCGTCGTCGGCCCGATCGAAGTCGGAGACGCCGCCCTGTACGTCGACGGATTCGTCGCCGGTGTCGCCGCCCAGAATCCCGACGTGACGGTCAACGTCAACTACATCGAGTCGTTCAGCGACGTGGCCCTCGCTTCCGAAGCGGCGAACGCACACGTCTCCAACGGCGCTGACGTGCTGACCGGCACCGCCCAGATGGTCGTCGGAGCAACAGGCGTCGCCACCGAGGCCGGTATTCCCTGGTTCGGCACCCAGTCGGATCAGACCGACCTGGCACCCGGTGAAGTCGTCGCCTCGCAGGTGTACCACTGGGAGATCGTGCTCGACGAGGTGCTCGACAAGATCGCCGGCGGCCAACTCGGCGGCGAATCCTTCGTCTTGACGTTCGAGAACGGCGGGCTCGAGATGGCGTTCAACGACGGCTTCGAACTCGACCCGGAGGTCAAGGCGTCGGCCGACGAGGCGATCGCCGCCCTGAGCAGCGGCGAGTTGTCGACCGGTCTCTGA
- a CDS encoding ABC transporter permease has translation MSEFFTVSVLVATLASGIRLATPFLLASLGEMIGQRSGVLNLGVEGVMLIGAFASYFTVLRAESVKSTVPGIDWVPDTLLGVVVALLVGLLMGLVYAFMTVVMHAEQGISGIGIFLFGLGFTDLLFQKQVGTPRPITGISKFEIPLLSDIPKIGEIFFQHNVFVYVAFLLVPIVWFVINKTTFGLDIRAVGETPEAADTLGVSVNRVRLQTILISNMLAGLAGAALALEIGIFQQNLTAGQGFIAIALVYFGGWRPWGVMAGALLFGIVSATVLQLKTLGIVEGASSSLMAMAPAVLTIVVLVIVSRRIAPPAALTRPFDRAAS, from the coding sequence ATGAGTGAGTTCTTCACGGTCTCCGTGCTCGTGGCGACGCTCGCGTCCGGCATTCGTCTGGCGACTCCGTTCCTGCTCGCGTCCCTCGGCGAGATGATCGGTCAACGCAGCGGGGTGCTGAATCTCGGCGTCGAGGGTGTGATGTTGATCGGTGCGTTCGCCTCGTACTTCACGGTGTTGCGGGCCGAGTCGGTCAAGAGCACGGTGCCGGGCATCGACTGGGTTCCCGACACGCTGCTCGGCGTCGTCGTGGCGCTGCTCGTGGGCCTGCTGATGGGCCTGGTGTACGCCTTCATGACCGTCGTCATGCATGCCGAACAGGGCATCAGCGGCATCGGCATCTTTCTGTTCGGCCTCGGGTTCACCGACCTGCTGTTCCAGAAGCAGGTCGGCACACCGCGTCCGATCACCGGGATCAGCAAGTTCGAGATCCCGCTGCTGTCCGACATCCCCAAGATCGGTGAGATCTTCTTCCAGCACAACGTGTTCGTCTACGTGGCGTTCCTCCTCGTGCCGATCGTGTGGTTCGTGATCAACAAGACGACGTTCGGCCTCGACATCCGAGCCGTCGGCGAGACGCCCGAAGCAGCCGACACACTCGGCGTGAGCGTCAACCGCGTGCGCCTGCAGACGATCCTGATCAGCAACATGCTCGCCGGTCTGGCTGGCGCGGCGCTGGCGCTCGAGATCGGCATCTTCCAGCAGAACCTCACCGCCGGTCAGGGCTTCATCGCCATCGCACTCGTCTACTTCGGCGGCTGGCGGCCGTGGGGGGTCATGGCCGGAGCGCTGCTGTTCGGCATCGTGTCGGCCACGGTCTTGCAGTTGAAGACGCTCGGCATCGTCGAAGGAGCGTCGTCGAGCCTGATGGCGATGGCTCCCGCCGTTCTGACGATCGTCGTGCTCGTCATCGTCAGCCGCCGCATCGCACCTCCGGCAGCGTTGACCAGACCGTTCGATCGAGCTGCCTCATGA
- a CDS encoding ABC transporter permease: MTLVDNEQPPPPVDTTPELAPSLAFRLIKPIAGLSVPIAAVVVALLVGAVMLRALGANPIDGYIALFDGAFGGWDQLADTSIKAMPLLLVGIGICIAFRTGVINLGGEGQIIAGAILSTTVALAIPGTPRLILVPLVLIAGGIGGACWGALAGALKAYAGVSEILSTIMMNIVAGQFLSFLLQDLLIEEGAIKIQQTERLTDNSHLPLLPGGTRLHLGVVIAVLVAVLGFFLLFRSALGVRLRAVGHNPDASEYAGMAVKRSVVQALAFSGACAGVAGAILVFGSESHRLIGEGGPTAFTQNAGFNGIVAALFGALHPIATIPASFFFGGMLTGGIQLQRELQVPAALIVALNGVIVIVVVSSLKLRSRIHQWFERRSEPTSAPAEQNDE, encoded by the coding sequence ATGACGCTCGTCGACAACGAGCAGCCACCGCCACCGGTCGACACGACCCCTGAGCTCGCTCCGAGCCTCGCGTTCCGGTTGATCAAGCCGATCGCCGGGCTGAGCGTGCCGATCGCCGCGGTGGTCGTCGCTCTGCTGGTCGGGGCGGTCATGCTGCGGGCACTCGGCGCGAACCCGATCGACGGGTACATCGCCCTGTTCGACGGTGCGTTCGGCGGCTGGGATCAGCTCGCCGACACCAGCATCAAGGCCATGCCGCTGCTGCTCGTCGGCATCGGCATCTGCATCGCCTTCCGTACCGGCGTGATCAACCTCGGCGGCGAAGGTCAGATCATCGCCGGCGCGATCCTCTCGACCACGGTCGCCCTCGCCATTCCCGGAACGCCGCGCCTCATCCTCGTTCCGCTCGTCCTGATCGCCGGCGGCATCGGCGGCGCGTGCTGGGGTGCGCTGGCCGGCGCGCTCAAGGCGTACGCCGGGGTCAGCGAGATCCTCTCGACGATCATGATGAACATCGTCGCCGGACAGTTCCTCAGCTTCCTGCTCCAAGACCTGCTGATCGAGGAAGGCGCCATCAAGATCCAGCAGACCGAGCGCCTGACCGACAACTCGCATCTGCCGCTGCTTCCCGGCGGCACCCGACTCCACCTCGGCGTCGTGATCGCCGTCCTCGTCGCCGTGCTCGGCTTCTTCCTCCTGTTCCGCAGCGCACTCGGTGTGCGCCTCCGGGCGGTCGGCCACAACCCCGACGCTTCGGAGTACGCCGGCATGGCCGTGAAGCGCAGCGTGGTGCAGGCCCTTGCGTTCAGCGGTGCGTGTGCCGGAGTCGCCGGCGCGATCCTCGTGTTCGGCAGCGAGTCGCATCGACTCATCGGCGAGGGAGGACCCACCGCGTTCACGCAGAACGCCGGTTTCAACGGCATCGTCGCCGCGCTGTTCGGCGCGCTCCACCCGATCGCCACGATCCCCGCGTCGTTCTTCTTCGGCGGGATGCTGACCGGTGGGATCCAGTTGCAGCGGGAACTCCAGGTGCCGGCCGCATTGATCGTCGCGCTGAACGGCGTGATCGTCATCGTGGTGGTCAGCTCGCTGAAGCTGCGATCGCGCATCCACCAGTGGTTCGAGCGTCGATCCGAGCCCACGTCAGCGCCGGCGGAGCAGAACGATGAGTGA
- a CDS encoding 4Fe-4S dicluster domain-containing protein, with product MDQTPPLTPMSLPMLLERIAHEWETRKRIFDLPTARFWKPDPDIDLSFEFLGRPAATPIGPAAGPHSQMAQNIILSWLGGSRLFELKTVQVIDDLDIARPCIDMETIGYNIEWSQELLIADSLEEYVKAWMIIEMLKRWEPIRELVGPEPGPHVFDMSVGYDLAGIQSEKVAGFIRSMADAGDEIERLRAQIPDDSPFAEFRDLEFPTAISDTITLSTFHGCPPDEIEAIVKHLIADHDIDVIVKLNPTLLGPERVSQIVHDTLGYQEVELVPTAFDDDLPFDRAITLIDELNDFAKERGHRLGIKLTNTLVVNNHKQWMPDQTMYLSGAPLHVLATAVLDELATALPGRFMIPGHQKQGGDIMVSFSAGITKDNLADAIAMGVQPATVCSDLLKPGGYGRLAPMLKALGKAVADSGSTDLAGLRAAAGDAATAAGSRNTAAAHLAHVTGADLSSYHLDGNSKLPRSVDHDLEMWGCVACNFCVTVCPNDAFFKVPTPDALSDGDDAVSGRQQYLVFSELCNECGNCLTFCPENGDPAQIKPRLYLDADRFAAAEGTRFLLDLTGELDITAADGGDDQVPTLRSVLTAAEGLPVPTAGRDTIGDR from the coding sequence ATGGACCAGACACCACCGCTCACCCCGATGTCGCTCCCGATGCTGCTGGAGCGAATCGCCCACGAATGGGAAACGCGCAAGCGGATCTTCGACCTGCCAACCGCTCGGTTCTGGAAGCCCGATCCCGACATCGACCTCTCGTTCGAATTCCTCGGTCGACCCGCGGCAACACCCATCGGCCCGGCCGCTGGTCCGCACAGCCAGATGGCGCAGAACATCATCCTGTCGTGGCTCGGTGGCTCTCGACTCTTCGAGCTGAAGACGGTGCAGGTCATCGACGACCTCGACATCGCTCGCCCGTGCATCGACATGGAGACGATCGGTTACAACATCGAGTGGAGCCAGGAACTGCTCATCGCCGACAGCCTCGAGGAGTACGTCAAAGCGTGGATGATCATCGAGATGCTGAAGCGGTGGGAACCGATTCGCGAGCTGGTCGGACCCGAGCCGGGTCCGCACGTGTTCGACATGTCGGTCGGCTACGACCTCGCGGGCATCCAGTCGGAGAAGGTCGCCGGGTTCATCCGCTCGATGGCCGATGCCGGTGACGAGATCGAGCGGCTCCGTGCGCAGATCCCCGACGACTCGCCGTTCGCCGAGTTCCGCGACCTCGAGTTCCCGACCGCGATCTCCGACACGATCACGCTGTCGACGTTCCACGGGTGCCCACCCGACGAGATCGAGGCCATCGTCAAGCACCTGATCGCCGACCACGACATCGACGTGATCGTCAAGCTCAACCCGACGCTGCTCGGCCCGGAGCGCGTGTCGCAGATCGTGCACGACACACTCGGCTACCAGGAGGTCGAGCTCGTCCCGACCGCGTTCGACGACGACCTCCCGTTCGACCGGGCGATCACGCTCATCGACGAGCTCAACGACTTCGCCAAGGAGCGAGGTCACCGCCTCGGCATCAAGCTGACCAACACGCTGGTCGTCAACAACCACAAGCAGTGGATGCCCGACCAGACGATGTACCTGTCGGGCGCACCCCTGCACGTGCTCGCCACCGCGGTGCTCGACGAACTCGCCACGGCGCTCCCCGGACGGTTCATGATTCCGGGTCATCAGAAGCAGGGCGGCGACATCATGGTGTCGTTCTCGGCCGGCATCACCAAAGACAACCTCGCCGACGCGATCGCGATGGGCGTGCAACCCGCAACGGTCTGCTCCGACCTCCTCAAGCCGGGTGGATACGGTCGGCTCGCTCCGATGCTCAAGGCGCTCGGCAAGGCCGTCGCCGACAGCGGTTCGACCGACCTGGCCGGCCTTCGAGCGGCAGCCGGTGACGCGGCGACCGCCGCCGGCAGCCGGAACACCGCAGCCGCGCACCTCGCGCACGTGACGGGTGCCGATCTGTCGAGCTATCACCTCGACGGCAACTCCAAGCTGCCCCGTTCGGTCGACCACGACCTCGAGATGTGGGGCTGCGTGGCCTGCAACTTCTGTGTCACCGTGTGCCCGAACGACGCCTTCTTCAAGGTGCCCACACCCGACGCGTTGAGCGACGGCGACGACGCCGTCTCGGGACGTCAGCAGTACCTCGTGTTCAGCGAACTCTGCAACGAATGCGGCAACTGCCTCACGTTCTGCCCCGAGAACGGTGACCCCGCGCAGATCAAACCGCGCCTCTATCTCGACGCCGATCGGTTCGCAGCGGCCGAAGGAACCCGCTTCCTGCTGGACCTGACAGGCGAACTCGACATCACAGCGGCCGACGGCGGCGACGACCAGGTTCCGACGCTCCGTTCGGTACTCACCGCCGCCGAGGGACTGCCGGTCCCCACCGCGGGGCGCGACACAATCGGCGACCGTTGA
- a CDS encoding amidohydrolase family protein: MSAVTAGMVCAHHHLYSALARGMPPPPNDPTSFLGVLENVWWRLDRALDLEMIEWSAKLGALEALEAGTTAIIDHHESPNAIEGSMSVIADACEEVGVRVSTCYGVTDRHGADGAARGLAENDRYLTDCADTGRRAMVGVHAAFTCSDDTLAAAAELAAKHDVGVHIHVAEGPDDVDAADRIRDLTRDDWMLIHGVFLSDDHGLRGTIVHNPRSNMNNSVGYADPSRFANPIGLGTDGIGADMIAEFQLAFVANRAHDLECVADTAWSWLDHNRALFPEVESDRVTWSYDPIDPWHLAYTPTIRAIDVDIDGEPALRDGVATRVDADEIRAKAREQAARLHAVLADMA, translated from the coding sequence ATGAGCGCCGTGACCGCTGGGATGGTGTGCGCACACCATCACCTCTACTCGGCGCTCGCTCGCGGGATGCCGCCGCCGCCGAACGACCCCACCAGTTTCCTCGGCGTGCTCGAGAACGTGTGGTGGCGACTCGACCGGGCGCTCGACCTCGAGATGATCGAGTGGTCGGCCAAGCTCGGTGCGCTCGAAGCGCTCGAAGCCGGCACCACGGCGATCATCGACCACCACGAGTCGCCGAACGCGATCGAGGGGTCGATGTCGGTCATCGCCGATGCGTGTGAGGAGGTCGGGGTCCGCGTCAGCACCTGTTACGGCGTCACCGATCGTCACGGTGCCGACGGGGCGGCGCGCGGGTTGGCCGAGAACGACCGCTACCTGACGGACTGCGCCGACACCGGTCGCCGAGCGATGGTCGGCGTGCACGCGGCGTTCACCTGCTCCGACGACACGCTCGCGGCGGCCGCCGAACTCGCTGCGAAGCACGACGTCGGTGTGCACATCCACGTGGCCGAAGGGCCCGACGACGTCGACGCCGCCGACCGCATCCGCGACCTCACCCGCGACGACTGGATGCTCATCCACGGCGTGTTCCTCTCCGACGACCACGGGCTGCGCGGCACGATCGTGCACAACCCGCGCTCGAACATGAACAACTCGGTGGGCTACGCGGACCCATCCCGGTTCGCCAACCCGATCGGGCTCGGCACCGACGGCATCGGCGCCGACATGATCGCCGAGTTCCAACTGGCATTCGTCGCCAACCGCGCGCACGACCTCGAATGCGTCGCCGACACGGCGTGGTCGTGGCTCGACCACAACCGAGCGCTGTTCCCCGAGGTCGAGTCGGATCGCGTCACGTGGTCGTACGACCCGATCGACCCATGGCACCTCGCGTACACGCCGACGATCAGGGCGATCGACGTCGACATCGACGGCGAGCCGGCACTGCGCGACGGCGTCGCCACTCGCGTCGACGCCGACGAGATCCGCGCCAAAGCGCGCGAACAGGCCGCCCGACTGCACGCGGTGCTCGCCGACATGGCGTGA
- a CDS encoding molybdopterin-dependent oxidoreductase produces the protein MTEFTVNGEQVEVRDDHPHLLAALREELDITSPKDGCSPTGQCGCCTVLIDGKARVSCQTSMEKIAGSEVVTLEGFDQAEVDRMADAFAACGALQCGFCTPGIVVRTKALIDKNGADLTREQASRHLGAHLCRCTGYIKVLDAVEALAHDNVPVVVQPGGVGSRGVKYEGRELSVGVRDFIDDMRPDGMLHGALRLTDHARADIVGIDASKALEIEGVHAVYTAADIPAAQRVGIIHKDWPVMIPVGGRTSYRGDVLAIVVADTRKIARDAVELVEVTYDVLEPMVDPVRVVESDDPAVWELDGNTLSTSTYSRGDVDAALAESAFTVDEVFQTQRIEHAFLEPESTLAVPTMPADGSGDEPESLYVYSGGQGIWDDRNDIAAMLGIDTDRVTTELVSNGGAFGGKEDMSNQAHTALAAWKTGRPVKITLSREESLLMHPKRHPIRMHYQAGCDADGKLTAIKVRMIGDSGPYASVGMKVLERAAGHATGPYLVGNVDVEAVAVRTNNSVCGAFRGFGANQAQFAMEGVLERLAEQVGITGWEIRSRNVVTPGTVWGPGQKMDDGCKGARMCLDAVKPAYDEAMAAGKAVGMGLGLKNSGLGNGFKEIAKAVVHFLEPVDGEPGRVEVRHCWTEMGQGVHTVCLQVAVEELGIPAERIDVIVDSTRELGAGQTTGSRGTLMGAGSVKAACEAARADGCKVGVDYEGEYRVDWTSSLGQIEEAKAAGNAIDNPIIHSTFGYAAQVVVMDPETGEIENVIAAHDVGKAVNPMLCEGQIEGAVHMGLGYALSEGFPCDETGFPVNTTLRSLDIIRPKDMPPVDVILVESAQPDSPYGIKGVGEIGLVPTAGAVAGAIRKQSGEWHNELPMRNEANRERASAWT, from the coding sequence ATGACCGAATTCACCGTCAACGGCGAGCAGGTCGAGGTCCGCGACGACCACCCGCACCTGCTCGCAGCACTGCGTGAGGAACTCGACATCACCTCGCCGAAGGACGGCTGCTCGCCGACCGGACAGTGCGGGTGTTGCACCGTGCTGATCGATGGCAAGGCCCGCGTGTCGTGCCAGACGTCGATGGAGAAGATCGCCGGTTCGGAGGTCGTGACGCTGGAAGGCTTCGACCAGGCCGAGGTCGACCGGATGGCCGACGCGTTCGCTGCGTGCGGCGCGCTGCAGTGTGGCTTCTGCACGCCGGGCATCGTCGTGCGCACCAAGGCGTTGATCGACAAGAACGGTGCCGACCTCACTCGCGAGCAGGCGTCGCGCCACCTCGGCGCACACCTCTGCCGATGCACGGGCTACATCAAGGTCCTCGATGCCGTCGAAGCACTCGCCCACGACAACGTCCCCGTCGTCGTGCAACCCGGCGGTGTCGGCTCGCGCGGCGTGAAGTACGAAGGCCGTGAACTCTCGGTCGGCGTGCGCGACTTCATCGACGACATGCGCCCCGACGGGATGCTCCACGGCGCGCTGCGCCTGACCGATCACGCACGAGCCGACATCGTCGGCATCGACGCGTCGAAGGCGCTGGAGATCGAGGGCGTGCACGCGGTCTACACCGCCGCCGACATTCCTGCCGCCCAGCGCGTCGGCATCATCCACAAGGACTGGCCGGTCATGATCCCGGTGGGTGGTCGCACCTCGTACCGCGGCGACGTGCTCGCCATCGTCGTGGCCGACACCCGCAAGATCGCACGCGACGCGGTCGAACTCGTCGAGGTCACCTACGACGTGCTCGAACCGATGGTCGACCCGGTGCGCGTCGTCGAGAGCGACGATCCTGCGGTGTGGGAACTCGACGGCAACACGCTGTCGACGTCGACGTATTCACGTGGCGATGTCGACGCCGCCCTCGCCGAGTCGGCCTTCACGGTCGACGAGGTGTTCCAGACGCAGCGCATCGAGCACGCGTTCCTCGAACCCGAATCGACCCTTGCGGTGCCGACCATGCCCGCCGACGGATCGGGCGATGAGCCCGAGTCGCTGTACGTCTACTCCGGCGGCCAGGGCATCTGGGACGACCGCAACGACATCGCGGCCATGCTCGGCATCGACACCGACCGGGTCACCACCGAACTCGTCTCGAACGGCGGCGCCTTCGGCGGCAAGGAAGACATGTCGAACCAAGCGCACACCGCGCTGGCCGCGTGGAAGACCGGACGACCGGTCAAGATCACGCTGTCACGCGAAGAGTCGTTGCTGATGCATCCGAAGCGGCACCCGATCCGCATGCACTACCAAGCGGGGTGCGATGCCGACGGCAAGCTCACCGCCATCAAGGTCCGCATGATCGGCGACTCGGGTCCCTACGCCTCGGTCGGGATGAAGGTGCTCGAACGAGCGGCAGGGCACGCCACCGGGCCGTACCTCGTGGGCAACGTCGACGTCGAGGCCGTCGCCGTGCGCACGAACAACTCGGTGTGTGGAGCGTTCCGCGGGTTCGGCGCCAACCAGGCGCAGTTCGCGATGGAAGGTGTGCTCGAACGTCTCGCCGAGCAGGTCGGCATCACCGGTTGGGAGATCCGCAGTCGCAACGTGGTGACGCCCGGAACCGTCTGGGGGCCGGGCCAGAAAATGGACGACGGCTGCAAGGGCGCGCGCATGTGCCTCGACGCGGTGAAGCCCGCGTACGACGAAGCGATGGCGGCGGGCAAGGCGGTCGGAATGGGCCTCGGGTTGAAGAACTCGGGCCTCGGCAACGGCTTCAAGGAGATCGCCAAGGCCGTCGTGCACTTCCTCGAACCCGTCGACGGCGAGCCGGGTCGCGTCGAGGTGCGGCACTGCTGGACCGAGATGGGCCAGGGCGTGCACACCGTGTGCCTCCAGGTTGCCGTCGAAGAACTCGGCATCCCGGCCGAGCGCATCGACGTGATCGTCGACTCGACTCGCGAACTCGGCGCCGGCCAGACCACCGGGTCGCGCGGCACGCTGATGGGTGCGGGCTCGGTGAAGGCGGCGTGCGAGGCTGCTCGCGCCGACGGGTGCAAGGTCGGTGTCGACTACGAAGGCGAGTACCGCGTCGACTGGACGAGTTCGCTCGGCCAGATCGAGGAGGCGAAGGCCGCCGGCAACGCGATCGACAACCCGATCATCCACTCCACGTTCGGCTACGCGGCGCAGGTCGTCGTGATGGACCCCGAGACGGGAGAGATCGAGAACGTCATCGCCGCGCACGACGTCGGCAAGGCGGTCAACCCGATGCTGTGCGAAGGCCAGATCGAAGGCGCCGTGCACATGGGGTTGGGCTACGCGCTGAGCGAGGGCTTCCCGTGCGACGAGACCGGGTTCCCCGTCAACACCACCTTGCGCAGCCTCGACATCATCCGCCCCAAGGACATGCCGCCGGTCGATGTGATCCTCGTCGAGTCGGCGCAGCCCGACTCGCCGTACGGCATCAAGGGCGTCGGCGAGATCGGACTCGTCCCCACGGCCGGCGCGGTGGCCGGTGCGATCCGCAAGCAGTCGGGCGAGTGGCACAACGAGTTGCCGATGCGCAACGAGGCCAACCGCGAACGAGCGAGCGCCTGGACCTGA